The genomic interval ttagcactgtaataacgtgcatttctgcccattatcacaccctcaaatttaaacaatgtttatcCTCAAgaataagctaaagatttcctttagaaagtcgaccgcaaatctcttttcctagatttctcaaagatacttcattcaaatcctatacgcCAAactttccttaattcttattcaagtctcctcttaaaatatttctaagacctaagGACCGCAAGtgtaaccttcaaaaggactttactaaatttcgggacatcgcatgatttatttcaaaaagaaaacttttccaccggggtgtcaaattatttttttgatcCTTGCATACttcttgacattattttttttttctgaccttgtgctgatccaagtgccttgccttcattttggcttgcacacgtgtgtcatgcggacatccaactatgaacaATGCGCTCTTACTCAGAcaaaactcatacctacttggcagcagagttgcagtcatttatttatgcgttgatcctggtgatttacttttgttttggcttgcccccacgtgtgtcatgcgaacatccaactacgagtaagtgcccttcacaacttaactcttatcaacatgggtttccccattgtgtTAAtggtggagttgttattctcaaataattttttttgtcataaagctaaaaatagcaaggtagaaaaataaatacctcacccccaaatataaaatgtggcaatgtcctcattgccaaaagattgaaagaagtcatgcgatgttcttagaaaacgtcgtaaaaagagtttgaaagaaagctagcagaccactaatttctagaaatatttcatgaggtgatttttctaagattaagttgattctagtatatatgaaaaaagtAGAAGCTTGTGtttcatcattaaaatcataattggcaaagagacttactaaatttatcaatgttaaatgattgcagtattcaaagaggatgtggtgataaaacttttaaaattaaaatgtgatgcgatagcgcaaaatttggaataaagttaaggaagaatacaacccccaaatttgtgttgtcgtccgcattgtttgttgacgcatcctactttgcggcgatctatcttGTTTAGGTTGCGATGACGGgataagataagttgcttcttcgtgtGGCGTGTCCGCATTTTTTCACCTGGATcgtttgcaagaaaaacatcgagagggtcaaatattATTACCACAATCGTTCAGTAcgatcacttttttttttggaagtaaGTAAAAAAGTAGATATGCGATAATAGGTGATAACAAGatgataaaagttcatgaagtattgatgcAGGAAAAAAGATATCCAAAAGAGTTGCGTCCCTAATGAGGTTGAGTTATGTAGAAACTCAGGGACTGATTATTCTAAGCTGGTCTTTTcacgtccatggtggcttttccctcttttctttgttCTCTGGGATCTTGACCACCTTAATTCGAAGCTTTTTCCCATGaatgttcattacaatctcccccttgcgcacatcaatttgagtgcgACCGGTagaaaggaatggtcgtcccaatatgatgggtgcatcttcgtccgctttataatccaaaatgaggaagtctgccaGCAAGATGAacttatcaattgagattgcgacaTTTTTCAGCTTTCCTTCAGGATGTATTCAAGATTTTTCCGCAAGCAGAAGAGTTTCTGTCGTGGGCGTGAGTGTGCCAATActcaatcgtttgaagattgataatggcattatgtttatacacgccccaagatcgcatattGCTTGGCCATTGTAGACCCCTCCCATGGaacatggtatcgtgaagattcctgggtcacacatttttggtgggatcataACATTTTGTGTTACGGCCACTGCTACGATcttgtcttcatcattttgtttttctttcaatctttgtggAGCTTCTGGTGGTTGGACTTATTCTATCTCAAGATTTGGAGGCTtgagggtggacgcaacttcgggGTTTATTTTCTCAGGCTTTTCAGAACTATGGGTCAATGGGTCTTTGGTTGTCAtcgcattcaagttggttgcGATGGGTTCTTCCTTTACTTCCGCAGTCATATTGTCGTTTAGCACgaagactgctaagcattgttccttcctgGTACCCCCAGCGTTGCgaggaagctcagttgagcttggCAATGCTCCTTGCGGTTTATTTTTCAGCTCGTTCGTAATTTGTCCCagttgaatttcgagatttctaatggatgttgcttgattctgaagcactgattcgtttttctcaatgtactgcttcaacaagctctctaagggcgaagattgcggtgtttgtgagctgctagcttgACTATGCGTTGGACCGTTATTTTACGGGAAAAATCCGAGTGGCCCTTCCTTTTGCGCTACTAGTTggaagctttgttgttgatttttctccataaaatttgggtggtttctccactcggGGTTGTATGTATCGGAGTAGGGATTGTTCTTTATGAAGCACATTGACTGCGGATTttctgggcattcttccatcgagTGAGCGTCTCCGCAAATGATacaacttgcggtcgtttgagcaattgcgttgatcTACCCTTTCTTCCTCCCGTGTTgttaattgtgatgccttgtatcaaactcatcatcgcagtcatttgatttttaagGGATGTAATGACCTCATTATTTGCGttattatctttaattcttaatctttgatcgctttcccgccaatcctcgtgatttttggaaatgcgatcaagtatatctttacctcctcatatgttttatcTGGCAGATCatcagcggctgccgcatttgCAGCGGTCTACGAAGAGGGATTCAGTCCttgataaaagatctccatcTGCAGGTAGTTTGGcaagccattatgtggacagtctcttaccagccgcttaaacctcgcccaggcatcgctaaacaattcgtcatcttcttgttcaaaatttgttattaatttccttctcctagcattcttagttggtgggaaatacttcttcataaactttttcaTCACCTATTCCCacgaagtgatctctcccggctcgagggaatacacccattttcttgcttgatcacatagagaaaatggaaacaaagttagtcgaacttctatgaagctccagaggtgagcatgcgggtcttcgccacgccttcctccaaactgcccaacagcctggatcatctgtaaCATTAACGGCATCATTTGcaacctcgatccatctaacgCTGGCTcgtgattcctggagagaaattgTAGAGGttgggtgatgcatagtcccgaatgggtctattgcggtcatttgcCAGAAGGatgggttggccattatattgtttGCGTTTACGGCCCTTTCTTCCAGTTGTTCCACCATTATTGGTGTTCTCTCTTATTGTTGGCGGTTGTCTCTCAATCTACATtgaaatgttttcttaatcttcgggtcgtaattcgctagagattaagagctgcaaagaaataagaaaaatcaccgttagcacactgatttgccgaagtccccggaaacggcgccaaaaacttgatgcgttattttatgaggtagAAATATGGTATGAAATGCAGTGATGAAATACATTGAGCattcaagttttctcagtaaaaTCCAAGtgcccactgagtttcctggtaagtccagggtcgaactcagggacttggaaaaacaatatgcggtggtaatttctcagaagactttgtggtaaccaaataaatcaagtagTTGTTGGGAATAttgttgcggtaataaaaataaacaaatgcggcgaagtttaaaaaagagttgataaaacggaagatgcgatgagtatgcggtgaacgggttgagaagggtttcggctaacacttcctaggatgcgttcatactatgtgatcatgcaacacacatacaatagtaaaccatctctcgatgcgaatgttacggcttctaatgctagaacgcatgcgatatatgcgataagtctataggacctacatatAAGCCTccattcttatttatgcgatgacaaaacgacacacacacaaataaggtgaccatataatatcatacctatctctagggtgcatgcgatgcaggttgacaaacagagcttatctctaagtccctatctcttgtttatgcagatctaatcttactctctcgactctagattctaacctagctctctcaagtctcagGTTTTTTCTTTatactctctctcaagtagctctaaaggggtgttaggcacaacataaaacaagataatcgcatgcgatgaagatcctaggtcatgttagcttagttcttctcaacccattcgataagtttagctactcatgtgtgctaagagagtgaaaagatgtagaataagaacttccattatataaatataaagttgaagtacaaaataacaatgcaagaagagaataaagagcctggtagcaatctcttgcttcgcagacttttacactatcttttctaCTCTAGTTCAAAAGATACTCTCGCTCTCGCGAAAGTCGGCCTGTTCTCTGTTTTCTacgcctccgggttctctctcgagtttccctaaGCGATCTTTCGacgtctcttctcttctcttgctctgccttaaaataaagaggaaaactatggacacgGCTAAAGCTATGAACTACTGAACTGGTTGAACTTGTGAAcctcttttctgaaggatgcctttggtatttatagcgCTTCgagtgaaaggtggcttctctcttatgattacacAGATGggatgctgtctcttatacacatctagatgtgtataagagacaggctttaattctctgactgatgcgccgaatacttgtcaccgaaaagctgagtgtagttgttatcgttagcggtttgtcaacttaattcggattcgaccgtcatcagctttcttcCCACCGTGATTAATTAtgtctttcacccagatgcgcccaccaagttgcgttggctctatgcggcaatccttcttgagtagatgtttgcgaacacaaatcaccgcaaagacTTGCGGTAATGTTGCGCTCAAcattgatttcttatgatcgcgcttgtcaccttgcgtcaacgcatattctacataaagacacaaaagttaactatttttatgtgatgaatgcatgcgaccgcaatgttatgaacttaatgttttttggacgcaatctaacatattttatcaatgcaagccgacattgtttaagaactaagcactgtaataacgtgcatttctgcctgttattaGCGGGCCacatctgtagcattaccaggataaggtttccctcctatatccgtatactatagaccattttggttatcacttaagacatgatccacttgtatgtcaccacatacatatttaagttacatacaaataaccagtgattttatgtttattggtttgttgtaaaaaaaataaaacatacaattgAGCAAGTAAGTATCATATATTATGCAACACaagttcgtacaaactgttaacaaactacaggacacgagactttagggcatcaaccccaacaaaattGTCATTGGTGATATTCCCCAGTCAGTCAAGATATCCACTAAGGACGATACTAAATTTATTGAACGATTAGAGGATTGGGACAGCAAAAACCATCAAATCATCACTTGGCTCGAAAATACATATATACCAGTCATTCACGTTTAGTTTGATGTGTTTGATGATGCCAAGAGTTTTTGGGATTTTCTATCTACTCGGTTTCAGTTTGTTGGCTTATTAAGGTTCTTATGGAGCTTCGTTTAGAATATGAGTCATTCTGTGCTGCTTTGCTCCATCATAGTCCCCTTTCGCCTCTAGACGTAACAATTCAGGAAACTCTGTTTGAAGAAAAACGTCTTGGCATCATTTCTTCTCGGAAATCGGAGGTACTCGCTAACACTCATATGTCTGGTACTTCTAGAGCTTCCTTTTGTAAAAACTGTAAGCTTACTGGACATAAGTTTACTGACTGTCCAAAAGTTCAGTGTAGATATTGTCACAAATGAAGTCATATTCTGGACAACTGTTCTACAAGACCACAGTGACCACCGGGACATATCTTCATGTCTCAATCTTTTAAACCAAATCCTGGCtttgcttctgttgttgttgctgCCTCTTCTGCTGACTCTAAACCTTCCCCGTCTACTTTTTAAATGAGTGACTTACAAGACTTGTTTAAATAGGTGATTTTATCCAATTCCTCTGCGCTTGCGATCTCCCCAGGTAATAGATGGCTTCTTGATTCCGCTTGTTGCAACCATATGACGTCTGATTTTCCTCTTCTAACTGCACCCACAACTACCAAATCTCTTCCTTTTATTTATGCTATTGATGGTAATTGCATGACCATATCACATGTTGGCTCCATTGGCACTTCCTTATTACAGCTTTCCAATACTTATTGTGTTCCAAATCTGTCATTTAATCTTGTCTCCGTCGGGCAATTATGTGACCTTGGTTTAATTGTCTTTTTCTTCTACTGAGTGTCAGGTTTAGAACCCACGGAAGGGACAGACGATTGGTACGGACTGCAAAGTGAGATGATTGTTTGAGCTCACATCTCTTCGGCTTTCTGTTTGTTCTATTTCTTCCCCTGTCACTGACTCTGCTATCTATTAGTGGCATCTCCGTCTCGATCATGCATCTTCCAaaaaattttgtcatttaatcTCTAGACATAATTTGAATAATCTCTCCAAGTTTGTATCTTTTGATTGTTTGAATTGAAAACTTGCAAAACAACTCGCATTGTCTTTTTCCCTGTCTAGTTTTATAAGTGATAGTCCTTTTGACTTAATTCACTCTAATTTTTGGGGACCTGCTCCTATTTCCACTGTCAATGGGTATCGCtaatttgttttattcattgatgattattctcggTTTACCTGGATATATTTCCTTAAATACCACTCTTCCTTGTCTCAAATATATATTGACTTTGCTAATATGGTTTACACTCAGTTTTCTCACACAATCAAGGTTCTGCGTACAGATAACACCTTGGAATATAAGGACTCCAGGCTCCTTTCCTTTCTCACCCAATAAGGCACTCTTGTTCAGTGCTCTTGTTCTCATACCTTTCAATAGAATGGGCAAGTGGAGCAGAAACATCGACATCCTAGACTTCGTCCAGGCCCAACTTTTGTTTACCTTCTATCTTCCAAAGTTTTGGGGTGAAGCCGCTCTTACCTATGTCTACACAATCAATCGTTTTCTTTCATCTATTCTTCAAAATGTTTCTTCATTTGAAAGCTTATATGGTACTTCTTCTTATTACTCTAACCTAAAAGTCTTTGGTTGTGTATGTTTTGTAATTCTTTACCCTTATAAACATACCAAATTAGAACCACATACGCATCTCTGTTTCTTTCTTGGCTATGGAACTGAACACAAAGGTTTCCATTTTTCGGACCCTCTTTCTAATAAATTGTGCATCTCCCACCATGTCACTTTTTGGGAGCATATTATGTTCTATAGTCTCTCAACCTTTCATGATTCTCTCTTGAGTCCTCTTCTCTATGTTTCTAACGGTTTATTTGATCCTTTCCCTTCTTCTGCATCTTCTGATGATTCTGAGCTTGAACAGTTTATGCCTGCCTCTGCTAACCTTGATCGCCTTCTGTCTCACATGTGGAATCTGAATTTGTTCATGACTCTTTCTCTCCTGTTCGACGCTCCACTAGGGTAAGGGCACTTCCTACTCACCTTCAAGATTTTCACTGTTTTTCTACTATTAGTCCCTTGGTTGAATCTACCTCCTTTCGTGAAGCAAATACTAATCCTCTATGGCAGCAAGCTATGAGAGAAGAACTTTAGGCTCTCGCTACACGGGACTACGTTGACTTCCCCTCGGAAAGAAACCCATTGGTTACAAGTGGGTCTACAAGATCAAGACTCACTCTAACGGTTCTGTTGAGCGTTATAAAGCTCGGTTGGTAGCAAAAGGATATTCTTAAGAGTATGGGGTTGGTTACAAAGAGACCTTTGCATCTATGGCACAAATGGCATCTTTTTGGTGTCTCTTTGCAGTTGTTGTAGCTAAACAGTGGCCACTTTTCTAAATGGATGTGAAAACGCCTTCCTTAATGGGGCCTTATCTGAGAAAGTATACATGTAACCACCCACAAGTGTCTCTTTTCCATCCCAGAAGGTATGCCTCTTTCGATGAGCATTCTATGGTTTGAAGCAAGCCCCTCGAGCTTAGTTTGCAACTTTTAGTTCCACTATCATTCAACTTGGATATACGTCTAATTCTTATGACATGACACTATTTATAAGATAGACAACTCATGgtattgttcttcttctcctgtATAGCGATGATATGATTATTACTAGGGACGATCCTCAAGCTATCTCTAATCTATAACGCTATCTTGGTGTAACACTTTGAGATGAAGGACTTGGGTTCACTCATTTACTTTTTTAGCCTTGAAGTATCGTTGAGCTCTGCTAGTTATTCGTTGTCTCAAGTAAAGTATGCCTCAGATCTTTTGGTGCACTCCAGTATTACTAACTCTGCTACAGTTCCAACACCACTCGATCCCAATGTTCGCTTGACTATATTTGATGGAAATCCACTTGAGGATGTCAGTCTCTATCGTCAGCTTGTTGGCAGTCTTATATATCTGATAGTCACTCATCCTGACATTGCATATACTATTCACATTGTTAGTCAGCTTATGGTTGCCCTTCAGACCATTCATTTTACTAATGTTCTTCGTATCCTTCGTTATGTCAAAGGTACTTTGGGGCATGGACTTTAGTTTTCTTCCCAGTCTTCTCTGGTTTTATCAGGCTATTCTGATGCTGATTGGGCTGGTGATCCTACTAATCGACGTTCTACCTCTGGTTATTGTTTCTACCTCGATGATTCTCTCATTTCTTGGTGCATTAAGAAACAGAGTGTTGTTTCCTGTTCTAGTATGGAGTCTGAATATCGTGCTCTAGTTGATGCTATGTTAGAACTTTTGTGGCTTCGTTGGCTTATTGCTGATATGGGAGTCCCTCAATCGCTTGCCACTAAACTTGACAATCGTAATGCCACCTagattgctcacaatgatgtTTTCATTAATGCACCAAGCATATTGAGAATGATTTTCACTTTGTTTGTCATCATCTCCTGAGCGAAACTCTGATTTTATGCTCTGTTTCGACCGCTGAAAAACCTGTCAACATTCTCACCAAAGCTTTGCCTCCTGGTCGTTTTCTTCAACTACTTAACAAACTCAAGTTGATTCCAACCTTACCACCTTAAGTTTGAAGGAGGGTGTGAATGTATACTAGGTCTCCTTTGGAGAGTCTTTAGGATATGGTTAGGCTCTATTCTTAGGGTGTTAATACAGTATTTATACCACTGGACAGTTCCTTGTAGAAATACACTTGATATATACATCTTCAATTAAGGGTATTCCCATATACTAATTGtaggggatgatgccctaaactctcgttgggtcctatagtttgtcaacacagttttgaacaaacgtttgtgatgtaataatatatgatattttcttcactattgtctatggaacattggatattttaaatgctttaccacaaaccaataaactaagatccctggttgtcgttgtaacttaagcatgtatgcagagacatacaggtggatcatgtcttaagtgataaccaaaatggtctgtagtgtatggatataggagggaaatcttatcctggtaacgctacggatgcggcccactttgtagaatagttaaaAGTGTTTGATTTGctatagatggtttgatcctgatcattcatgtggagacatgtgagcaagggcatcctatacaaaggagtttgtatgagaccggaccacgaaatgttatagtcttgttatataacgtcattcatgatagagacttcacttcactacgATGTCCATAGgcaacatgacctcaatcctgagtgagttggaaaatcttgccattgagggcagtcattTTATTTGCACGGGTGCGAGTGgacagatcgtcgactcaaacctaccactttaggtattcgtctgatttgggagctggaaactcagctacacaagatggaattcactccttccccgaagtagaggtaagtagatagattgctcccttaagagtgactAACTGTAAGACCCTAGGAAAAATTCTAAGTGGTTGAATAGTTTGCTTAAttctaactaaaaaaaaattggttaaaaatATTACTAAAAGAAGATATGCATTGGATCaagacaaaaatagaatattgcATTGGTCTTGTGATGTTAGTATTGTCTATGCATTGGTTATGTAGACATGTCAAATTTCTAATCtttaatttgggagctgggagtGGAGCGGAGCATTCAGGGAAGAGTCATTCAACCACCAAACACCAGGAACTTGATAATCTTTCAGGGCATGACTCGGATTGGATAGTAGAAAAATCAGTAGGAAAGTTAGACTACGTATATAAAATTGGTATGGTTATTGTAGACATGTCAAATTTCTAatctttaataataaaaaagtaaaaGTGGTAACTGTCCTAGAGTTAGATTGGTATTCTTTCATGCTCTCTTCTAAGTCTTGGGCTAAGGCTCGAGAAGGGatgtgacaacttggtatcagagcaaaggtttaTGTAAAACCTGAGAAAGTTTAGTCTAGCATGGTATGaatcaaaattagaaaaagtaaaATTAGGGAGGAAGGAAAAAGGTTAAGTTGTTGTCAAACCAATACTGGGGAAAAAGGCTTACCTAGGATACAGAAGCCAGGTAGTAATAGAAACCGGTTTAGGTCAAAacctaaaaaggaaaataaaatgatGTACAGTAGGGAAACCTGAAATGAATAACAAAAGTCCTGGTAGGGTAGGAAAGAAATAAAGGATACTAGGTGGGTATCAGAAAATATTTAGTAACAAGAAATCTCGAGGAAAGGGAAATATTAGTGGAAATTAGATAGTAACCTAAATAATGTCCACTGTAGGAAATGGATCAGAGCAAAAAGACCTGGTGGTGGTACGACTTCCGGACAGAGGAAACAAACCGCAATGCTGAACACCCCACTTCCATGACTAAGTTTAAATAGTAATGCTGAAACAAACTTAGGGGAAAACCTTGAGATATCTGAGCATAGTTTAAATAGTAATACTGAACACCCCACTTTCATGACTAAAACAAGATTAGCAAAATCCCAAGGAAATAAGGGATGTTCGAGATATGGCAAAAACCACAGTGGTTCATGCTTGATGGGGACCGGAATTTGTTACGATTGTGGTAAGTACGGCCACATTCGAAagaattcttattattttaagaAGAAAACCAGAGAGTTACATGAGCAGTTCCAGCAGG from Benincasa hispida cultivar B227 chromosome 10, ASM972705v1, whole genome shotgun sequence carries:
- the LOC120088938 gene encoding secreted RxLR effector protein 161-like, with the translated sequence MKDLGSLIYFFSLEVSLSSASYSLSQVKYASDLLVHSSITNSATVPTPLDPNVRLTIFDGNPLEDVSLYRQLVGSLIYLIVTHPDIAYTIHIVSQLMVALQTIHFTNVLRILRYVKGYSDADWAGDPTNRRSTSGYCFYLDDSLISWCIKKQSVVSCSSMESEYRALVDAMLELLWLRWLIADMGVPQSLATKLDNRNAT